The genomic window AGTTTGTCTACCTGTCCGGTACCAGTCATGGAATCAATGACATCGCGCTGCGCTGCAATCCGCGAAACAGCGTCCTCAGCCTGCGCTTTGCTCTTTTCCAGTAAATCTTTGTAGCGGTTGGCCATCGCTGGATCGATACCAAAGAGCATGTATGCCTTAAGGGCGTTGGAGGACTCAAGGATGGCCGCCCGCAGGTCCCGAACGGCACTTAGAGCTGGAATCTGCTGGGACGTTACATTTTCTGCCAACTGGCTTGCCTGCCGCATCTTAAGATAAGCAGCCGTTGAACCGAGAAGAATGCTTAACAGTAATACACCTGTGCTCAGGCGTAGTTTGTTTGTCAGGCGTGACTGGGTAAGTGTCATGGCCTCATCACTTCCTTTTTGGGGGATCACTAGTTCAGTTCAAAATTGATGTCCACGCCAACCGTGGCCGGTCCATCTCCCGGGGCAAACTTCCAGCGCTTGACGGCCTCTTCCGCAGCCGGGGACAGCATCTTGTTTCCTGATACCGCTTTGACTGCGGTAACACTGCCGTCAGGGGAGACTGTGGCCTCCACATGTACAATGCCACCAATTCGCATACGCTTGGCTATCTCCGGATACACTGGCGGAACGCGCTTTTCTACGCGGCGTTCTTCGCTGTGGCCAGGAAGTGCCCATAACAGAAAGGCGAAGGTCAGCGCCAATCGCCACAAGATTCCAAGAGCAGATTTACTGTGTTTTTGAGATTTCATAGCGACCTCAGACGTTGTCTGAGAAGCTTATCGGCGAAAATGAGCGAGACTTGAGATGCAATCAGGAAGGGGTTCTCACCCTCGACAAGGGTGTTTGAGAAAGGCTGGCGGGAAAGGAGCCCTTTCAGCGGGCCGCGCCAACGGCTTCAAAGGTCAGGTCGGTTGCTTCCATGCCAGTCCGGGCGCGCCATTCCTCAAAAAGCCGTCCATAGCTCAGCGTCAGCATTTCAGAAGGGGAAAGCCCAAGTTTTTTTGCGATGGCATCAATCCATTCATCAGGCCCTTCCAGCTCTGCAAACAGACCAATCGGAGTTTCGTCGAGAACACAATGACCGATGGAATCTGCATATTCGGTACGCCATTTCTCATAGGTAAAAGCTGGCTTGTAGCCAAGCTCCGCAAAGATTGTGGCCATGGCCTCCCCGTCTTTCACCTCCGTTTCTGTTTCCACGCGATGCTTGTGCCGGGAATTGTGCTCGTGACCGGGTGGCAGGCATTTGTGGGTGACAATCCACTGCTTGCCATAGCGGCGCAGGCGCAGGATGGATTGTTTGGCGCGAAGTGCGCGGTCGGAAGTGTCAAACAAAACGTTTCTCTCAAAGGTACGCGGCGTAATCTGACGGAAGCCCAGAGAAAATAGCTTCTGCTCAAGGGCCGCAGCGTCTGCAACCCGAAACTTCACTTCGATTTCGACGGCACTCATGGATTCAGAGTATCGTGCGTGCGGCCGGTGCGTATAGGGTCTGATTTCGGGGAGAGAGAAAAGAAAGGCGGAGATCGGAAGGAGAAAAATCTCCGGGGCCGATGTTTACTTCTTTGTTAATTCGTCCAGGAGTACCTTGGCTTTCGTTGCCAGCGTATTGGCGCCATCCAGATCATTGTCCAGCAGGGCCTGCCGGGCCTTAGCGAGAAAAGTTCGAATCTGGATGGCGGTTTTCTGCTGGTCGGAATTGAGACCACGTTCGATTTTGTCCAGTCCCGTTTCCGTGTTGGTAATCATTTGTTCGATGTCGCGCCGTTGTTGAAGATTGGTGGCATCTCCACCGGCCGTCAACTGTCCAATTGGAGAAGCGTCGGCGGGCGGAGCCATGGAGGCCAGATCGCTGGGTGATGGTTGGGCTGCTGGCTTTTCCGCAGCGGTTTCAGCAGAGGACGAAGCTGTTCGGGAGGAACCGGGTTTACGGCGCGAGACATGATGCGGCCGTGATGGTGTTGTCGCCTCCTGAGTATTCACCAGCTCAACCCGTGGTGGAATCGGGGGGGGCAGAGCAGGCAGAGCAGGATAATGGGCCATGGCTGATGGCGGAGGTACAGGGGCCTGGGCCTGTTGAGGAAGCAGGGGCTTCTCCTTGTGACTGCACCCGGTCACAGAGAGCAGGAAAGAGAGTGCTGCTGCGAGCACCGCGGTCCGACAGGCGGTGTTCATCCCCAAGGCTCCTTTGCAAAAGGCATGCTTTTAACCGCATCTGCATCCAGATGCCCACGCAGTCTGGAGTCGGAAGCGGTCAGGGCCGGAATCTGCAGAGTGAAAGTTGTTCCTTTGCCTACCTCTGATTCTACGCTAATCTGTCCGTTGTGCATCTGAACGATGCGATAGGTCATGGCCAGCCCGATTCCGCTGCCTTCCTTTTTGGTTGTGAAGTAGAGATTAAAGATTTTTGAGCGGATGTCAGGGGGAATGCCCTCGCCTTCATCGCTGATCCGCAGATAGCCCCAGCGCCCATCTTCACTGAGAGTGACGCGGAGAACACCCCCTTCCGGCATGGCCTGTGCCCCGTTCAGGACAATATTCAAAACAGCCTGCTTCATCAGGTCTGCATCGATTTTGGCCATGACCGGATGCGCGGGCATGGAATGGACAACATGTACATTCCTTGTTTCCAGTTCAGCCGAGGCGAGGGCCAGCACGGCGTAGACTACCGGTCGGAGGTCCTGCTCCAGGAGTTTCAGCTCAACCGGCCGTGAGAAATCGACCAGCGTTTGGACGACACGGTCCAGGCGCTGAATTTCATTCTGGATAACATCGAGGTGGCGTTTGGCAGAAGCGTCGTTGGTGGTAAGTTTATTGCGCAGCAGTTCCAAATGTACCACGATTGCATTGATGGGGTTCTTTACCTCGTGGCCGACTCCGGAAGTAAGCTGGCCAAGGGCGGCCATGCGGCGCGAGATTTCCAGCTCTGACTCGATTTCCTGCACGGATTC from Pseudacidobacterium ailaaui includes these protein-coding regions:
- a CDS encoding energy transducer TonB, with the translated sequence MKSQKHSKSALGILWRLALTFAFLLWALPGHSEERRVEKRVPPVYPEIAKRMRIGGIVHVEATVSPDGSVTAVKAVSGNKMLSPAAEEAVKRWKFAPGDGPATVGVDINFELN
- a CDS encoding class IV adenylate cyclase, with translation MSAVEIEVKFRVADAAALEQKLFSLGFRQITPRTFERNVLFDTSDRALRAKQSILRLRRYGKQWIVTHKCLPPGHEHNSRHKHRVETETEVKDGEAMATIFAELGYKPAFTYEKWRTEYADSIGHCVLDETPIGLFAELEGPDEWIDAIAKKLGLSPSEMLTLSYGRLFEEWRARTGMEATDLTFEAVGAAR